One Ooceraea biroi isolate clonal line C1 chromosome 6, Obir_v5.4, whole genome shotgun sequence genomic window carries:
- the LOC105285883 gene encoding cadherin-89D: protein MSPRRRTSIFSSLSHSWLVTVVVPLIVSVQVHQVTGCQFYPVGEYLKFVRVPENLETGTEILSLEAYPRKRVIIMPVDKEEDAGFFTYKETNETHISLVLAQSLEDLVDAESPRNLLKFRVTCDSDADDSLVSSHLSVTVYVEDINDHSPQFVDAPYHVTVDELTPVGVTIFRGIHALDGDKPNTPNSDVYYAIVKGNEQGKFSLESGHRTALILRKPVDYDSGDREFTLVITATDRGVPARSTNTTVKITVVDNDDLDPKFTRDIYKAKIYEFYPMPEYPIFTEINFTVPIHAADRDRDINVPVRYDIISGNERGFFHLDPKNGSLFLKRAIDLDAERSLPGNTFNLQIHASQVDNPLKMTVARVEVEVLDLNDNLPQFEVDLYNISIVENLPNGFSVLQVIARDKDQGENAEFDYQLEDPAGAFSVDAVSGWLTVKDQTVLDREKRDHLKMKVYAVEHRPSVVTTGSRSFVDVEVTLLDANDNNPIFVPGNLYELVARSDVKVGTVLGQVHAVDDDLGPNGLVQYRLQKPGNSTLRKPPFAVNERTGVITVSESPILEGRHAIFVEAADQPANPSERRFSLAVVTVDVFRSDGPDSWEPDFVGAPYEFWVGANVPVGTSVGQIRLNDAVKTNDLIYDLLHSYEDGVPFAVEERSGTITVVEEIERFDQSTYDFEAVVTDERELSLITNVSIHVVDPNDERGTFTKGTTTAPLVFHVKENIPGALIGQVLPHNGTTAVMSGTQFLIVNQQDVPDIAIMEDGTLYAPEGLDRETRQNYSITVIAESLRSVGVFQVRIIVDDENDHAPEFALTTYEGRIMENSPAGTEVTLTDPIVASDKDEGKNQYFMFTLRGEGSNLFRLDPITGRVYFVGIDERTLDRESKADYEFQVIATDSGGLASETTLKITVLDANDNAPKFIRMVVLPDQGVRVSQEPDAFDVDKDEESEESSRPVDSRRRSPLLLVPENTTIGVPIIRLLADDKDEGANAAITYHLGNETLSGIRARRYDATSRRYFHLDSRTAEISVARSLPPEKDIRLFVLAKDSGGLSDNITVRIHVTDVNDHAPVFDKSWYTFDVAEGTYDNRAVGAVRALDSDFGANADLSYELITSHEDSVNASRSFDVDPYEGVIRISGTLDRERVTTHRLLVVAHDQGSPSLSSSVEVEINVLDVNDNAPVFHGYDEIEEDDRLPVYRASVLENTPIGTQVTKIYANDSDFAGNGNGLILFDLSYQDRAEKQYFAVDSKEGIVATIAKLDYETKSNYRLIVTASDLGSPVGLTSSAVVLVTVLNVDDDDEEANNEVHMMPTFRHRYYEVEIEENSTVPLLIAQLELADNYGDHVRYSIVADGSDGRQHFSVDPKNGSLYLMTEVDREARDRYETKVRVDRLKIGRGMPVMIYPIVGERLNGLAPNEAKVVVRVKDANDNAPRFKSKGRPILAAIPTTAHYGYEVVKVEAEDPDLGINGEIRYQILGREDAPRFAIDPLSGQVRSVTSFGRDAGRVFGFDVKATDRQGAENGRSSIVNVFVYVLDDQKQVVMVVGRKPIEIEPELDNITIALQNVTGLDVRVRKLEPHIEKNLIDTTSTDVYLYAIDPHLNVMIDMDTLYSVFNSKKMDIKRELDEYRVLEIAGNAPRKGQRYLLSTLEVGVVVLGCVVFVGALVTALCVTCVRRNKRRRRREKAMFSTIGPVGFALTDPAGTLQKPPLFPTFVDGLHYDPEPFCSEMSRRQSMCEHGSNCVRFHTMGGTGKHAVKSTGTLKGLEASATSLHSSGQDSGIVARASCHCSHSSSPSSGESSNGYEDSLKSLQRRERSNDVSRGGHDISSVVGRRANLAAKRRQRFHSFSNGESVYTHEMTLQREQLQPCCSGTEKRRKAEHRRAHSEAENNITETVIHEHPGTEISLASSLPNTSSLHGTTRTSHMLY from the exons ATGTCGCCACGAAGGAGGACGTCCATCTTTTCCTCACTGTCGCATTCCTGGCTGGTCACAGTGGTTGTCCCGCTGATCGTTTCCGTCCAAGTCCACCAAGTAACAG GATGTCAATTTTATCCAGTTGGCGAGTACCTAAAATTCGTACGGGTACCCGAAAATCTAGAGACCGGAACGGAAATTCTTTCACTGGAGGCTTACCCGCGAAAGCGAGTCATTATTATGCCGGTCGACAAG GAGGAGGACGCCGGTTTCTTTACTTACAAGGAAACGAATGAGACGCATATTTCTTTAGTCTTGGCTCAGTCTCTGGAAGATTTGGTCGATGCCGAGTCCCCAAGAAATCTGCTAAAATTTCGAGTTACCTGCGACTCGGATGCCGATGATTCGTTG GTATCGTCGCATTTGTCTGTGACGGTCTACGTGGAGGATATAAACGATCATTCGCCACAATTTGTCGATGCGCCTTATCACGTAACGGTGGACGAGCTTACGCCAGTCG gTGTGACAATATTCCGTGGGATTCACGCACTGGATGGCGACAAGCCGAACACACCGAACAGCGACGTTTATTACGCTATCGTGAAAGGGAATGAGCAAGGCAAATTTTCTCTCGAGTCCGGACATAGAACTGCTCTAATACTTCGCAAACCAGTCGATTACGACAGCGGAGATCGCGAATTTACTCTGGTTATCACCGCGACC GATCGAGGCGTTCCCGCTAGAAGTACAAACACTACCGTAAAGATAACTGTGGTGGATAACGATGATCTTGATCCCAAGTTTACGCGAGACATCTATAAGGCGAAAATTTACGAATTTTATCCCATGCCG GAGTATCCAATCTTTACAGAAATCAACTTCACCGTTCCGATCCACGCAGCTGACCGCGATCGGGACATAAACGTGCCCGTACGATACGATATCATATCCGGGAACGAGAGAGGGTTTTTCCATCTCGACCCGAAGAACGGTTCGCTTTTCCTGAAACGTGCGATCGATCTGGACGCCGAGAGAAGCTTGCCGGGCAACACGTTCAATCTTCAGATTCATGCATCGCAGGTGGACAATCCGTTGAAGATGACCGTTGCGCGAGTCGAGGTAGAGGTGTTGGATCTCAACGACAATCTGCCGCAGTTCGAAGTCGATCTCTACAACATTAGCATCGTGGAGAACCTGCCAAACGGTTTCAGCGTGCTGCAGGTGATCGCGCGTGACAAGGACCAGGGGGAGAACGCAGAGTTCGATTACCAGCTGGAGGATCCAGCGGGCGCGTTTTCCGTGGACGCGGTATCCGGTTGGCTCACCGTGAAGGATCAGACTGTTCTGGATCGTGAAAAGCGGGACCATCTGAAGATGAAGGTCTACGCTGTGGAGCACAGaccgagcgttgtcacgaccGGCTCGAGATCTTTCGTGGACGTGGAAGTCACCTTGCTCGACGCCAACGACAACAACCCTATCTTCGTGCCGGGCAATCTGTACGAGCTGGTGGCCAGAAGTGACGTGAAAGTCGGCACCGTGCTGGGTCAGGTGCACGCGGTGGATGACGATCTGGGTCCCAACGGACTGGTCCAGTACCGGTTGCAGAAACCAGGTAACTCGACGCTACGCAAACCGCCGTTCGCGGTGAACGAGAGGACGGGCGTGATCACTGTGTCGGAGAGCCCCATCCTCGAAGGCAGGCACGCGATCTTCGTGGAGGCAGCTGACCAGCCGGCGAACCCTAGCGAGAGAAGATTCTCCTTAGCGGTGGTCACGGTGGACGTCTTTCGATCGGACG GTCCAGATTCGTGGGAGCCGGATTTCGTCGGCGCGCCCTATGAATTCTGGGTCGGCGCGAACGTGCCCGTAGGTACCAGCGTCGGGCAGATTCGCCTGAATGACGCCGTCAAAACTAACGACCTTATCTACGATCTCCTACACAGTTACGAGGATGGAG TTCCATTTGCCGTGGAGGAGCGCTCGGGTACGATAACGGTCGTGGAGGAGATCGAGCGCTTCGACCAATCTACATACGACTTCGAGGCGGTCGTCACCGACGAGAGGGAACTGTCGCTGATCACGAACGTTTCGATCCACGTGGTGGATCCGAACGACGAGAGGGGCACTTTCACGAA GGGAACGACCACCGCCCCTCTGGTCTTTCATGTAAAGGAGAACATTCCCGGCGCATTGATCGGCCAAGTACTTCCGCACAATGGCACAACGGCAGTTATGTCCGGCACTCAATTCCTTATCGTCAATCAGCAGGATGTACCCGATATCGCCATTATGGAGGACGGGACTCTCTATGCTCCAGAAGGTCTGGATCGCGAGACAAGACAGAATTACAGCATCACCGTCATTGCCGAGAGCTTGCGCAGTGTCGGTGTGTTTCAG GTGCGGATCATCGTGGACGATGAGAACGACCACGCGCCGGAATTCGCGTTAACCACCTACGAGGGCCGGATTATGGAGAACAGTCCCGCGGGAACGGAAGTTACTCTGACAGATCCGATCGTGGCTAGTGATAAAGACGAGGGCAAGAATCAGTATTTCATGTTTACCCTGCGAGGCGAGGGTAGCAATCTGTTCAGGCTTGATCCAATAACGGGCCGAGTGTACTTCGTGGGTATCGACGAGCGGACTCTAGATCGCGAATCGAAAGCTGATTACGAGTTCCAAGTGATCGCTACTGACAGCG GCGGACTGGCGTCGGAAACGACATTAAAGATAACAGTGCTTGACGCAAACGACAACGCTCCAAAGTTCATACGAATGGTGGTCCTGCCGGATCAGGGTGTGCGCGTGTCACAGGAGCCGGACGCATTTGACGTGGACAAAGACGAAGAGAGTGAAGAATCCAGCAGACCGGTGGACAGCAGGCGACGATCGCCGCTGCTGCTTGTGCCAGAGAACACGACGATCGGTGTGCCGATAATTCGTCTGCTGGCGGACGACAAGGACGAAGGTGCAAATGCAGCGATCACGTACCATCTGGGCAACGAAACTCTGAGCGGGATTCGAGCACGTCGTTACGACGCGACTAGCCGCCGATACTTCCATCTCGATTCACGCACGGCCGAGATATCCGTTGCCCGAAGCCTACCGCCGGAAAAGGATATTCGGCTGTTCGTCCTGGCGAAAGACTCCGGCGGCCTCTCGGACAACATCACCGTCAGGATCCACGTGACGGACGTGAACGACCACGCGCCTGTATTCGACAAGTCCTGGTACACCTTCGACGTGGCTGAAGGCACCTACGACAATCGCGCGGTTGGCGCAGTGCGGGCGCTCGATTCCGATTTCGGTGCGAACGCCGATCTAAGCTACGAGCTGATCACCAGTCACGAGGACTCGGTCAACGCGTCGCGGTCCTTCGACGTAGACCCGTACGAGGGCGTAATACGAATAAGCGGAACTCTCGATCGAGAAAGAGTCACGACTCATCGTCTTCTCGTGGTGGCTCACGACCAAGGTTCCCCGAGTCTAAGTTCCTCCGTCGAAGTCGAGATCAACGTGTTGGACGTGAACGACAACGCGCCGGTGTTCCACGGTTACGACGAGATAGAGGAGGACGATCGATTGCCGGTTTATCGCGCTTCCGTCCTGGAGAACACCCCGATCGGCACGCAAGTGACCAAGATATACGCGAACGACAGCGACTTTGCCGGCAATGGAAACGGATTGATCTTGTTCGACCTGAGCTATCAAGATCGCGCGGAGAAGCAGTACTTCGCGGTGGACAGCAAGGAAGGCATCGTCGCGACTATCGCCAAGCTCGATTACGAGACCAAGAGCAACTACCGTTTGATCGTCACGGCGAGCGATCTCGGCTCGCCGGTTGGCTTGACCTCCTCGGCCGTGGTTCTCGTTACCGTACTTAacgtcgacgatgacgatgaagaAGCGAACAACGAGGTGCACATGATGCCAACCTTCCGGCATCGCTATTACGAGGTGGAGATCGAAGAGAACTCTACTGTGCCGTTGCTGATCGCGCAGCTCGAGCTTGCCGATAACTACGGCGACCATGTAAGGTACAGCATCGTGGCTGACGGTTCCGACGGCAGGCAGCACTTCTCGGTCGATCCCAAGAATGGCTCTCTATACTTGATGACGGAAGTCGATCGGGAGGCCAGGGATCGGTACGAAACGAAGGTCAGAGTCGATCGGCTGAAGATCGGCCGTGGCATGCCGGTGATGATCTATCCGATCGTTGGCGAGAGGCTTAATGGTCTAGCGCCTAATGAAGCCAAGGTGGTCGTCAGAGTGAAAGACGCGAACGACAACGCGCCGAGATTTAAGTCAAAAGGCAGACCCATTCTCGCCGCTATACCCACTACTGCCCATTACGGTTACGAGGTCGTCAAAGTGGag GCGGAGGATCCGGACCTCGGAATAAACGGTGAAATACGCTACCAAATCCTCGGCCGGGAGGATGCCCCACGTTTCGCCATCGACCCACTGAGCGGTCAAGTGCGATCCGTGACGAGTTTCGGCCGTGACGCCGGTCGCGTCTTTGGTTTCGACGTGAAGGCCACCGACAGGCAGGGTGCCGAGAACGGGCGCAGCAGTATCGTTAACGTCTTC GTGTACGTGTTGGACGATCAGAAGCAGGTCGTCATGGTCGTGGGGCGGAAGCCTATCGAGATCGAGCCGGAGCTCGATAATATCACCAT CGCGTTGCAAAATGTCACTGGTTTGGACGTGCGAGTAAGGAAGCTAGAGCCCCAcatcgagaaaaatttgattgaCACGACTTC TACCGATGTTTATTTATACGCAATTGACCCGCATTTGAACGTTATGATAGACATGGACACTTTATACAG CGTGTTTAATAGCAAAAAGATGGACATCAAGCGCGAACTGGATGAGTATCGCGTATTGGAAATCGCTGGTAACGCTCCACGTAAGGGTCAACGTTACTTGCTGTCCACCCTCGAAGTGGGTGTTGTGGTACTCGGCTGCGTCGTCTTCGTAGGCGCCCTCGTAACTGCTCTATGTGTTACCTGCGTTCGTCGCAACAAACG TCGTAGACGACGAGAGAAGGCCATGTTCTCGACGATCGGCCCGGTCGGATTCGCTTTGACGGATCCCGCTGGCACGCTGCAAAAGCCGCCCCTCTTTCCCACCTTCGTCGACGGTCTTCATTACGACCCCGAACCCTTCTGCTCCGAGATGTCCAGACGTCAGAGCATGTGCGAGCACGGCAGTAATTGCGTCCGTTTCCACAC GATGGGCGGGACTGGAAAACACGCGGTGAAGTCGACGGGTACCCTGAAAGGCCTTGAGGCATCCGCAACGTCCCTGCATTCCAGCGGTCAGGATTCTGGTATCGTGGCGCGCGCTTCCTGCCACTGCAGTCACTCGTCCAGCCCTTCCAGCGGCGAAAGCAGCAA TGGGTACGAGGATTCGCTAAAGTCTCTTCAGCGTCGCGAGAGAAGTAATGACGTCTCACGCGGAGGCCACGACATCTCCAGCGTGGTTGGGAGACGGGCGAATCTGGCGGCGAAACGGCGGCAGCGGTTTCACTCTTTTTCAAACGGCGAATCCGTTTATACTCATGAGATGACGTTGCAACGAGAACAGCTACAGCCCTGCTGCAGCGGTACCGAGAAGAGACGGAAAGCGGAGCATCGCCGCGCTCATTCCGAAGCGGAGAACAATATCACCGAAACGGTGATACACGAACATCCGGGAACGGAGATCTCATTAGCAAGCTCCCTACCGAACACGTCGTCTCTTCATG GTACAACACGAACCAGCCACATGCTCTATTAA